Genomic DNA from Selenomonas sp. oral taxon 126:
TTGACCAACGGGTCAACAGCAAGCTCCGCCAAGTGAACTCCCTGCGTGATCTTGCTACCAGAGCCACGTCCACAATGGGAACGGAGCCTGTCAGTGGCACGAGAAATGTTCATCGCTTGGCGGATACCATCGACAAGATTGTCGACTTGGAAAATGAGATCAACGATGACATCGACCATTTGGTAGATTTGAAACGTGAGGTTATGGCGACCATCAGCAAGGTGCAGGACACCAACGCACTCATGCTGTTGGAGCTTCGGTATCTCAGCTTTATGTCGTGGGATGAGATTGCGGGCGAGATGCACTATACTTCCCGGTGGGTTCATATTCTCCATTCCAAAGCCCTCGCAGCCGTGGATAAGATTCTTGCAGAGAGATGAAATCCATCCCGTTTTGAAATCACGTAAAAGACTTCACTATAATTCTCTTGAGTTCCGGTGTTGACATGGTAAAATGGTGTTATGAAAAGTATGCTTAAAGGCTCGACCTCCAATGGGAGCAATCCCTGCGGAGGTTTTTTCATGCCGGGATGGAGGTGAAGCGATGCCGAGAAAGCCGAAGCGCCCCTGCCGCATGACGGGCTGCCCGAACCTCACGGACAGAAAGAGCTGCTACTGTGAGACGCACGAGAAAACGATGCAGAGGCACTACGACCACTTCATGCGCGGCTACGATCAGCACGAGCGTTACGGGAATTCGTGGAAGAAAATCCGCGACCGACACTTGGCGGGGCATCCGCTCTGCGAGCAATGCAAAGAGCAGGGCAGATACGTCCTTGCGACACTCGTGCATCACATACGTCCACTCTCGGACGGCGGCACACATGAGGAGAGCAATTTGATGTCGCTCTGCGTGTCTTGTCATGAGCGGATTCATCAACGGAAAGCACCAAAATAAAAAACCGACTCCAATGAATCGGCTAGAAGAGATCGCTATGTGAACCTGTGCGGGAAGCGGTCAGAATCAGTTTTCCTTTGTCGATGGCATATACGAGTAGCCAGTCCGGCATGATGTGGCATTCGCGAAAACCAATGTAATCACCAACGAGCGCATGATCCCGATACCTTTCGGGCAGTTGTTTTTCCGCGCAGAGCATTTGCAGGACATCATCCAGCTTTTGCATATCTGCTCCACGTTTACGCAGCTTCTTTAAATCCTTGCGGAACTGCGTGGTGGTGACGAGATCAAGCATGAGCATCCTCCGCATCCAGATCATCCATCAGTGCGGACAGCGACGGATAACGCTTCGGCTCAATTTTACCATCCATAATGTCGCGTGCTTCCTGCATGGCAAGAAGTGTTTCCCTATTATAACGGGGGTGTTTCGGTTGGAAGGGAAAGCCTCCCTCCATGATGGATGCGTGTAGAAAGATGTTGATAGCGTCGGCCACGGAGATGCCGAAATTGGAAAAAACGGTTTCAGCCTGCGCTTTGATTGTCGGTTCGATGCGCATATTGATTGTTGCAGTCTTGGACATGATGGATAACCTCCTTTTGATTATTGTAACGCGAAAGTGAAGCAAATGCAACACGATATTGCCCCCCAGGGGGAGGTCAAATCTCTAAAACCGCGCCGTTACTGGACCGGGGAGGGGGCGCACAGAAAAATTCGCATAACTTTTAGGTCAGTTAGAGAGATAAGTTTTGCTAGCGTGATTTTCGGCGGGAAGCCATGCACAGCGGGGAACGACGGGCATTTGAACCGCTCGATAAAACAGTCCAAATGCTGAAACTTATGCTCAAAAAAGTTTTGAAAAGTTTTAAGGGGGGAAACATATGGGGCTTAGAGGACCGCAGCCCGGCACGGGAGGAAGACCGAGAAAATCCTTGGCGGAGAAAGTGACCGAGGGCAATCCTGGCAAGCGCAAGCTGAAGGTCTTGGACTTTGAGCAAATCGCCACAGAGCCGGAAGGCGTGGAAATGCCGCCTCCCAAGGAGTTTTTATCGGCTGTTCAGCGTGACGGCTCCACGCTTTCGGCACGTGAACTCTACGAAGAAGCGTGGGCGTGGCTCAAGCGGCGCGGATGTGCAGAACTGGTATCTCCTGCGCTGTTGGAGCGATATGCCGTGAGTGCGGCACGTTGGATTCACTGTGAGGAGGCGGTCAGCAAATACGGCTATCTGGGCAAGCATCCAGTCAGCTCTCAGCCCATACAGTCGCCTTATGTCGCCATGAGTCAGAACTACATGAAGCAGACCAATCGGCTGTGGAACGAGATATTCTCCATCGTCCGTGATAACTGCTCAACGGAATACAAGGGCGTTTCGCCACAAGATGACTTGATGGAGCGGCTTCTTCGTTCAAGGAGAGGATGAGCGGAAAGATTAGCTGAGACGCAGCCTAAAACATACAGTTGGCGACATAGGTCGCTTTTTTATTGCAGGAGGTGTACATCTTGGGAAAAACCACATCCGAAATGCAGCTTGTCCCCATCGGAAAGCTCGTGCCTTATGTAAACAACGCACGAACGCACTCGAAGGAGCAGATCACCAAGCTGCGATCCTCGCTCCGTGAGTTCGGCTTTGTGAATCCCGTCATCATCGATCGGGAGTTCAACGTCATAGCGGGACATGGCAGAATCCTCGCCGCCAAGGAGGAGAACATTGAGCAAGTTCCGTGCGTATTCGTCGATCATCTGACGGAGGCGCAAAAGAAAGCGTATATCCTTGCGGACAACCGTTTCGCACTTGACGCAGGATGGGACGAAGATATGCTGCGCGTTGAGATGGAAGCCTTGCAGGGCATGGACTTCGACATCTCGCTCACGGGCTTCGATGAGTCCGAGATTGCCGATCTGTTTGCCGCAGACGATAACGAGGCGCAGGAAGATGATTTCGACGAAGATGCTGCCCTGCAGGCAGAGCCTTTCGTAAAACCCGGTGACTTGTGGCTTTTGGGCAAGCACCGTCTCCTTTGTGCAGATTCCACAAACACTGAAGATGTAAAACTTCTCATGGACGGCAAAAAGGCGAATATGTGCATTACCGACCCGCCGTATGCGTGTAACTACACAGGCGGCACCGGCATGAAAATCATGAATGACAACCTGAAGGGTGAGGAGTTCTATCAGTTCCTGCTTTCGGCATTCAAAAACGCCTATGAGAATCTTGCGGACGGAGCTGCCATTTACATTTTTCACTCGGATGCGGAAAAGGTCAATTTCTACAATGCCGTTGTTGCTGCCGGATTTCACTACTCAACAACCTGTATCTGGGTAAAGCAATCCCTTGTTCTGGGGCGTTTTGATTATCAAATGCGTCATGAGCCTGTCATTTACGCATTCAAGGACACCGTGAAGCACAAATTCTACGGGGACAGAAAGCAGACCACCGTTTGGGAATTTGACCGACCGAGCAAGTCGAAACTGCACCCGACAACGAAACCGCTGCCGCTCGTCGCATACCCCATGAAAAACTCCTCTCTGGTCAACAGCATCGCCTTGGATTTGTTCGGTGGCAGCGGCTCGACACTGATGGCAGCGGAACAAATGGATCGCGTGGCATATCTGATGGAACTCGATCCTGTTTACGCTTCAGCGATTGTGCGTCGTTTTGTGGCATATCGTGGAAATACGGAGAACGTGTATATCATCCGTGATGGGCAAAAGCTCCCCTGCTCCGAGGTATATATCCCCACGGCAGAGGAACTTGGCATGAAGGATACCACGGTAAACGACGTTCAAAAAGGGCGAAAAAAAGGAGGATAAGGGTGTGTGCAATGTGAGATATACGTTTTTCGAGGATGGGAGCGTTGCCTACGGGTATCTGCCTGATGGCATCGTTTTCAACTGATGTAAACGGTTCGTGGATTTATTAATCTGCGAATCGTTTATTGATTTTGTGAAGAATGCGGCGTAATGCCAAAGGAGGCAGCACAATGAAAGTTTTTCTAAACGCAGGACACGCCCCAGACGGAAATCCCGACCCCGGCGCGTGCGGCTACGGACTGCGGGAATGTGACGTTGCAAAGAACGTCGCAGACCTTGTGGCGGGCTATCTTACTGCCGCAGGTGTGGAGGTGGTCGGCTGTCTGCAATCTGATAGCCTCCATGAAGTTGTCTCCGCTTCCAACTGCAGCGGTGCGGACGTATTCATCTCCATTCACTGCAACGCCTGTAACGGCACGGCAAACGGAACGGAGGTCTGGCACTACTACGGAAGCGGAGAGGGAGAGAAACTGGCACAGTGCATCCAGAATCAGATTGTGGATGCACTCGGAACCGTGGATCGCGGCGTGAAGGGCGCAAAGCCCGGTGTCAACGGACTGTATGTTCTGAGCAACACGGATGCAGTCGCTGTGCTTGTGGAGCTTGCGTTTATCGACCATGAGGGCGATGCGCAGCTTCTCAGTACGCGACAGGATGAATTTGCCCGCGCCATTGCACGCGGGGTAACGGACTATGAAGGAGAGTGTTGAAGATGAAACTGGAACACATTCAAAATGAACTGAAGAATCATGTGGGAGACTTCGTGCGGACGGAGGCAAAGGAAGCGACCGTCCTCTGGCTGCACGAGAAGGGACTTCCCGCAGCGCGTGAGGTGTCGGCGGCGTACACGGCGGCACTCCGTGAGAGCGCAGAGAAGGAGACAGGATGGTGCAGATTCCGTGACCGCATCTTCCTACCACTTGTCATCGACGGGGCGATCTGGATGACGGGCAAGATGCTTGAGCGTATGACCGCGCCCCATTCCGTGAAATGATGACGCTTGGCAGTCTCTTTGACGGGAGCGGGGGATTCACACTTGGAGGGATTCTTGCGGGGATAGAACCGAAATGGGCATCGGAGGTAGAGCCGTTCCCGATTCGCGTCACAACGAAGCGGCTTCCCTCCGTCAAGCATCTGGGAGACATCCATCGGATTCACGGCGATGAGATCGAGCCTGTGGACATCATCACGTTCGGCTCGCCCTGTACGAATCTCAGCATCGCGGGGCGCAGAGACGGGCTTTACGGTACGGAATCCGTACTGTTCTTCGAGGCAATTCGTATCGTTCGGGAAATGAGGTGTGCAACGAATGGAAGATACCCAAGATTCATCGTGTGGGAGAATGTCGCGGGCGCGTTTTCAAGTTCGGGCGGACGGGATTTCCAATCCGTCCTTACGGAGATCGTCCGCCTCAAAGAGCCGAAAGCACCCGAGGTGCCTTTGCCTCAAAAAGGTGGATGGGCGTATGCCGACATTCTCATGGGAGACGGATGGAGCATTGCTTACCGGCTCATGGACGCACAGGGCTGGGGAGTTCCACAGCGTCGGCGCAGAATCTACCTTGTCGCAGATTTTGGAGGTTCATGTGCCGGACAAATACTATTTGACACCGAAAGCGTGCGTCGGGATCTTGCGCCGTGCTTCGCTTCGTGGCAAGGCACTGCCCGAGAGTTTGCGGATGGCACTCATGCGTCAGGCGAGAGGGTAAGTGCAGGTTTCTGTACCGAACATTCCGCACAGAGCCGCAGCATCGGCTATGCGGTGGAGACTTCTCCGACGCTTCGTGCGGGCAGAGTACCTGCCGTATTCGAGTCACATGGTGCAGACGCACGGTATAGCGGACCCCTTCCTGTTGCGCCGACGGTCTCTCGTCATTACGGCACGGGCGGGAATAATCAGCCGCTTGTATTGA
This window encodes:
- a CDS encoding site-specific DNA-methyltransferase; this encodes MGKTTSEMQLVPIGKLVPYVNNARTHSKEQITKLRSSLREFGFVNPVIIDREFNVIAGHGRILAAKEENIEQVPCVFVDHLTEAQKKAYILADNRFALDAGWDEDMLRVEMEALQGMDFDISLTGFDESEIADLFAADDNEAQEDDFDEDAALQAEPFVKPGDLWLLGKHRLLCADSTNTEDVKLLMDGKKANMCITDPPYACNYTGGTGMKIMNDNLKGEEFYQFLLSAFKNAYENLADGAAIYIFHSDAEKVNFYNAVVAAGFHYSTTCIWVKQSLVLGRFDYQMRHEPVIYAFKDTVKHKFYGDRKQTTVWEFDRPSKSKLHPTTKPLPLVAYPMKNSSLVNSIALDLFGGSGSTLMAAEQMDRVAYLMELDPVYASAIVRRFVAYRGNTENVYIIRDGQKLPCSEVYIPTAEELGMKDTTVNDVQKGRKKGG
- a CDS encoding P27 family phage terminase small subunit; this translates as MAEKVTEGNPGKRKLKVLDFEQIATEPEGVEMPPPKEFLSAVQRDGSTLSARELYEEAWAWLKRRGCAELVSPALLERYAVSAARWIHCEEAVSKYGYLGKHPVSSQPIQSPYVAMSQNYMKQTNRLWNEIFSIVRDNCSTEYKGVSPQDDLMERLLRSRRG
- a CDS encoding type II toxin-antitoxin system RelE/ParE family toxin, translating into MLDLVTTTQFRKDLKKLRKRGADMQKLDDVLQMLCAEKQLPERYRDHALVGDYIGFRECHIMPDWLLVYAIDKGKLILTASRTGSHSDLF
- a CDS encoding prevent-host-death protein is translated as MKLEHIQNELKNHVGDFVRTEAKEATVLWLHEKGLPAAREVSAAYTAALRESAEKETGWCRFRDRIFLPLVIDGAIWMTGKMLERMTAPHSVK
- a CDS encoding type II toxin-antitoxin system RelB/DinJ family antitoxin translates to MSKTATINMRIEPTIKAQAETVFSNFGISVADAINIFLHASIMEGGFPFQPKHPRYNRETLLAMQEARDIMDGKIEPKRYPSLSALMDDLDAEDAHA
- a CDS encoding HNH endonuclease, producing MPRKPKRPCRMTGCPNLTDRKSCYCETHEKTMQRHYDHFMRGYDQHERYGNSWKKIRDRHLAGHPLCEQCKEQGRYVLATLVHHIRPLSDGGTHEESNLMSLCVSCHERIHQRKAPK
- a CDS encoding DNA cytosine methyltransferase, yielding MMTLGSLFDGSGGFTLGGILAGIEPKWASEVEPFPIRVTTKRLPSVKHLGDIHRIHGDEIEPVDIITFGSPCTNLSIAGRRDGLYGTESVLFFEAIRIVREMRCATNGRYPRFIVWENVAGAFSSSGGRDFQSVLTEIVRLKEPKAPEVPLPQKGGWAYADILMGDGWSIAYRLMDAQGWGVPQRRRRIYLVADFGGSCAGQILFDTESVRRDLAPCFASWQGTAREFADGTHASGERVSAGFCTEHSAQSRSIGYAVETSPTLRAGRVPAVFESHGADARYSGPLPVAPTVSRHYGTGGNNQPLVLKDLQAYGISSFQSNAMKSDNPHSGIYETETARTIDRGGGNPACCQGGVAVVSIQGSMIGRQEKNGPQGSGIAENVSFTLNTADRHAVYAMTTGCHSHFAKEKCPTLMARDYKDPMVVNQPVYAVRRLTPTECGRLQGFPDGWCAGLETEEPTEEEMAFWRAVFEMHREITGGKKPKTDAQIRRWLGNPHSDAAEYKMWGNGVALPCVFYVLTGIAHFGDFVYTAQSAC
- a CDS encoding N-acetylmuramoyl-L-alanine amidase family protein; its protein translation is MKVFLNAGHAPDGNPDPGACGYGLRECDVAKNVADLVAGYLTAAGVEVVGCLQSDSLHEVVSASNCSGADVFISIHCNACNGTANGTEVWHYYGSGEGEKLAQCIQNQIVDALGTVDRGVKGAKPGVNGLYVLSNTDAVAVLVELAFIDHEGDAQLLSTRQDEFARAIARGVTDYEGEC